The Paracoccus albus region TGAGGCGGAAGAATGATCTCTGTCCTGACGGTCCGGACGGTCGGGCCGGGTTTCTACGAAATCACGGATAAGGTGTCCGGGCTGCTGAAAGGGCAGGGCGACGGTGTACTGACGCTCATGATCCGCCATACCTCGGCCAGCCTTCTGATACAGGAAAACGCTGACCCGGACGTGCAGCGCGATCTGGCGACATGGCTGGATCGTCTTGCGCCGCAATCTGACGCGCGCGGAATGGAATGGATCACGCACAGGCTTGAAGGTCCTGATGACATGCCCGCCCATATCAAGGCGGCAGTGCTGCCGGTGTCGCTACAGGTTCCGGTGCAGGGTGGACGGATGCTGCTGGGACGCTGGCAGGGCATCTACCTGGTGGAGCATCGTGCCCAGCCCCATCAGAGAGAGGTTGCCGTTGCCTTCGCGCCGATATGACCCGTATCTGGTGGCATTAACCCTTAAATCTACAAATTCTGTTGCGCTTCGCGCTTTGCTTGTGGATAACTTGGGCATCAGATCCAGATAAGGATATAGGATGCGCTGCCCGTTCTGCGGAAATGTCGACACTCAGGTCAAGGATTCCCGCCCGGCCGAGGATAATGCAGCCATCAGGCGCCGGCGCTTCTGTCCCGCCTGCGGCGGACGCTTCACAACCTATGAACGCGTGCAGCTTCGCGATCTGGTGGTGGTCAAGACGAATGGACGGCGTGAGGATTTCGATCGGGACAAGATGTCACGCTCTATCCGCATCGCGATGCAGAAACGGCCGATAGAGCCAGAGCGGATAGATCAGCTGATTTCCGGCATCGTGCGGCGGCTGGAGAGTATGGGCGAAACCGATATCCCCTCGAAGGTGATCGGTGAGATCGTGATGGAAACGCTGGCCCGGATCGACAATGTCGCCTATGTGCGCTTTGCCAGCGTCTACAAGAATTTTCAGGATGCGGGGGATTTCGACAAGTTCGTCTCGGAATTACGCCCACCGACGGCTGACGACAAAACGTGAGCGACGATCGTCGGCACATGGCCCACGCGCTGTGCCTGTCGCAGCGCGGATTGGGAAATACCTGGCCTAATCCTGCAGTCGGATGCGTTATCGTCCGCGACGGGCGCGTCGTTGGTCGTGGCTGGACGCAACCGGGCGGCAGACCCCATGCCGAACGGATGGCTTTGGATCAGGCAGGCGACGCGGCAAGCGGCGCTACGGCTTACGTCACGCTGGAACCTTGCGCCCATCATGGTCGGACGCCGCCCTGCGCCGACGCGCTGATTGCCGGCGGGATCGTCCGTGTCGTCACTGCGCTGACCGACCCCGATCCGCGCACGGCGGGACAGGGACATGCGAAACTTCGCGCGGGCGGCGTGGCAGTGAAAGAAGGAGTGCTGAGCGATCAGGCCGCTTTTCTTCAGCGCGGCTTTCTGAAGCGGATCACCGAAGGCATGCCGATGGTGACGCTGAAGCTTGCGACCAGTCTGGATGGTCGTATCGCAACCGCCTCGGGCGAAAGCCAGTGGATCACCGGACCACGGGCGCGCCACCATGTGCACCTGATGCGCAAGCGGCACGACGCCGTGATGGTTGGCGGCGGGACGGCACGCGCTGACCTGCCATCGCTGAATGTGCGCGGCTTTGGATCTGTGCGTCAGCCCGTCAGGATTGTGGTGTCATCGCAGGCTTTGCCTGCGCTGCCGACCGAAGACGATGCGCACGGCCCGCTCTGGCAGGTGTCGGGTGATCTGCATGAGGTGATGCGAGAACTTGGCGGACGTGGTCTGACCCGCATTTTCTGCGAAGGCGGGGGCGGGCTGGCGGCAGGGTTGTTGTCGGCCGGTCTTGTCGATGACCTGCTGCTTTACAGCGCCGGGATGGTTTTGGGGGCCGAAGGACGGCCGGCGATAGGGGGGCTGGATTTTGGTCAGTTGGCCGACGCGCCGCGCTTCGCGTTGCGCCGGTCACTTCGTCTGGGCGATGATCTGTGTCAGCATTGGGCACGGCATTAGCGACGCCAGATCCACGAATGACCTGCCAAGGCGCCCTGCATCTTGGCCAGTACACGCAGCTTGCGGTTGCGGCTAATGCTTGTCTGATCCGCCAGCCGATCCAACGCGACCTCTGGCGGGCACGGCAAGGCGCTGAGCGGATCGAAATAGCGCGGATAGGCGATTAGCGTGGCATAGGTCAGACCGTCCAGCCCGGGACGCGCCCTTCGTCGAGCCGGAACGGGGCCGAGATCACGTGTCAGGCCCCAGCCGGCATAGAAAGGCGCGCCCAGCGTGGTGACCGGTATATTCCTCAACAAGGCCTCAAAACCCAATGTCGAGGTGATCGTCCAGACTTCATGAACCTGTGACAACAGCGCGATCGGGTCGGCTTGATTTGCGACATGGTCAGCCAGTCGGGACACATCAGCCGGGTCGATTTTTCCGGGACGCAGCCCCGCCTCAACATCCGGATGCGGCTTGTAGATCAGGCAGGCTTCGGGGTTTTCGTCACGCACCCGCTGGAGCAGTGCCAGATTTGTCCGCTCCTTGCCCGCGCCCAAACGGATCGACGCATCGTCCTCAACCTGACCCGGCACGATGATACGCTTGCGACCGTCGCTTGTGGGAAGGGCGGCGCTTCCTGAAAGATTGTATTTCGAGAGGCCGGCCTGAACCAAGGCTTGTCGCAGCGCAGCGGCACGGTCGACAGCGCCCGCAGGCAGGGGGGAGGCGATCAGCTTCTCCAACCGCGAGGGCTTGCTTGGATCATAATAGATACCAAGATCATCCGAAACCAGCGAAAGCGGCGGTACCAGCTCTGCGCCCAAGCCGCGAGAACGCAGAAAGCCATCCTCCACGCGCATCGGCATCGCGTCTTTCAGTTCATCGGCGCGACCGGCCCACGCCAAGGTTATCGCGGTCGAGGGCTTGCTGGTAAAACGAATTTGCTTCGCCTCTCCGAATATCTTCGACATGAAGGGCCGTTTCCAAAGCCGGATTC contains the following coding sequences:
- a CDS encoding secondary thiamine-phosphate synthase enzyme YjbQ, producing MISVLTVRTVGPGFYEITDKVSGLLKGQGDGVLTLMIRHTSASLLIQENADPDVQRDLATWLDRLAPQSDARGMEWITHRLEGPDDMPAHIKAAVLPVSLQVPVQGGRMLLGRWQGIYLVEHRAQPHQREVAVAFAPI
- the nrdR gene encoding transcriptional regulator NrdR, yielding MRCPFCGNVDTQVKDSRPAEDNAAIRRRRFCPACGGRFTTYERVQLRDLVVVKTNGRREDFDRDKMSRSIRIAMQKRPIEPERIDQLISGIVRRLESMGETDIPSKVIGEIVMETLARIDNVAYVRFASVYKNFQDAGDFDKFVSELRPPTADDKT
- the ribD gene encoding bifunctional diaminohydroxyphosphoribosylaminopyrimidine deaminase/5-amino-6-(5-phosphoribosylamino)uracil reductase RibD produces the protein MAHALCLSQRGLGNTWPNPAVGCVIVRDGRVVGRGWTQPGGRPHAERMALDQAGDAASGATAYVTLEPCAHHGRTPPCADALIAGGIVRVVTALTDPDPRTAGQGHAKLRAGGVAVKEGVLSDQAAFLQRGFLKRITEGMPMVTLKLATSLDGRIATASGESQWITGPRARHHVHLMRKRHDAVMVGGGTARADLPSLNVRGFGSVRQPVRIVVSSQALPALPTEDDAHGPLWQVSGDLHEVMRELGGRGLTRIFCEGGGGLAAGLLSAGLVDDLLLYSAGMVLGAEGRPAIGGLDFGQLADAPRFALRRSLRLGDDLCQHWARH
- a CDS encoding capsular polysaccharide biosynthesis protein — protein: MFRGRVSRILKLAGWQPTFGLPGGEDLVAVWGSSPTAYRGRVIAARRGSGLLHVEDAFLRSILPGRATGTVAKRGPVGLIVDPVGLHFDPGAPSLLENLVTSGATLPLHEKASLGIKRLIAADLSKYNAHLPALAPPEPGYILVIDQTKGDASLMGAGRPEFLAMLDVARTENPGAKIIVRSHPETARGIRPGHLTPSDLRDGEAFHDTPLSPWALLAGAKAVYAVSSQLGYEAILAGHRPRLFGQPFYAGWGLSDDEQAVDRRGPAPVEALFAASHLIAPLWYDPCRDRLTDFDGALNQIEAEAKAWRQDQAGHLAYGIRLWKRPFMSKIFGEAKQIRFTSKPSTAITLAWAGRADELKDAMPMRVEDGFLRSRGLGAELVPPLSLVSDDLGIYYDPSKPSRLEKLIASPLPAGAVDRAAALRQALVQAGLSKYNLSGSAALPTSDGRKRIIVPGQVEDDASIRLGAGKERTNLALLQRVRDENPEACLIYKPHPDVEAGLRPGKIDPADVSRLADHVANQADPIALLSQVHEVWTITSTLGFEALLRNIPVTTLGAPFYAGWGLTRDLGPVPARRRARPGLDGLTYATLIAYPRYFDPLSALPCPPEVALDRLADQTSISRNRKLRVLAKMQGALAGHSWIWRR